AAAGAAGTACGGGATGACATACCATTGTTTGTCGTCACCCTCGGGAGGGAACACGAGTACGAACGCGCTGATATCGATGGTCGTCGATAGGTCGAGGCCTCCAAAACAGCGGCGGCCTCGGAGTGCGAGCCGATCCACCTCAGTGGCGCATAAATCCCACTTGTCCATCGGCATCCACGCGGAATGCGAGGATGTCCAGACCGATAGGCGGAAGCGCAGAAAACTATTCAGGGCCGATGGATCCGCCTTTGCCTTGGCGGCCTGCGACCGCATGTCCTCGATGCGGACAAGGAAGCCAAGAGCAGGATTGGCCTTGATCCAGTTTCGCTCATCCTCCCAATCGTCGCCGTCGTCGAGGCCGCAGATCCATGCAAACCAGGTGTCATCTTCGATGATGCCGAGGAGGACCTTGGTTGAGTACTCGCGCTGATTCCAGCAGACCGAGTGGCGGTCGTACCCGCTGTTGGTGATAGCGAAGAGCAGGGGATTGCGCCGCTTGCCCATCGCAGTTACAAATACGTCCCATACACCCGAGGTGCGATGCGCGTGCAACTCGTCGAGCACGACAAATGACGGGCGGAGGCCCATCAGATTCATATCTTCAGAGGCGCATGGTTCAAACTTCGAAGCCGTGCCAGCAATGCTCAGATTGTCTCGTGAGCAGAGAATCCGCTCAGAGAGCCACTCCGATTTTTTGACCATCAAGTCGGCGGTATCGAAGACCAGCTTCGCGGTCTTCTTGTCCGTTGACGCCGAGTAAACCTGTGCACCTGGTTCACCGAAGAATTTCAGCTCGTAGATGCAGAGGCCAGAGGCGAACGCTGATTTTCCGTTTCCGCGGCCAATCTCGTTATACGCGAACTTGAAACGCCGATATCCGGTGGCCTTCCACTTCCACCCGTACAGTATCCACAACTGCGCCTGCTGGAATGGCAGCAGAACAAATGGCTGATCACAATACTCGCCCTCTGTGTGCAACAGGTAGAGCGGAAAGAAATCAATTACGTGCTGTGCCGCTTTGCGATCGAAGATGAGCCCGCGCGCGGCGCCGTCCTTGAGATCGCGTACATGGCGCTCGATCTCAAGGCGCACAAGCTTTGACGTGAGGATCCGGCCAGCGAGCACGTCTGCGATGTACTTCTCCGCGACTGATCGCTTTGCCATAAATCATCATCCGTGCTTAGCACCCCGCTCAAACACGTCGCGTGGATCGCTGGTCTTAGGCGTGTTCGGCGCAACATTCACCTTCACGCGGTCTGAGGGATTGAGCCCGCATTTTCCGCTGAGACGCCCCAACTCGGACCGCTCACCGGGCTTGATTGCTCGCCGGCGCTCCAGGAGCTTCAGCTCACAGATGCTCTCGACGGTCCATCGATCTGCTGACGTCAGCCAGGGCGCCATCTCCTGGACCTCGCGCCAGAGTTCCCGCAGCTCACCGCAGCGCTGATAGTCAAACTCGGGGAACACAGCAGACCAGCGCGACGGAGGATCGCCCAGAGGACCATCCGGTGTCGGCTCGCCTGCGCGAGCTGCCGCACGCTTCGGGTTTTTCTTATGCGCGCCGGTGAGCTGCAAAAGATTGGTTGGTTTTGGTGGCCGTCCAGCCATTTAGGAACTCATTTCGAGTGTTACCTGGTCTATCGCAGCGGTGCGGATACCGTACCGCATCAATGGAGGCTATCGGATACCGAGCATGATCGAACGCTTATATCCATGCCCTATTTCCCTGAAAACTCCATTTTGTGGATGTATAAGGGAGGGCCCCCATACGGTCTCGGAACTGCCGCTTCTGCACTATCTCGACCCCCCATCCCTACCAGGGATCCTATTCGCCCCTGGCCGTGCGCGCGTTGTGATGTTCCTCGCACAGCGGCATCAGATTGCTCTCCGCGTACTTCAGCCTGGGATGCTCCGCCAGCTTCTTGATATGGTGAACGTGCCTCGCCATCGCCACATGGCCGACTGATTCACAGTCCACACACAACGGGTGACGCCGCAAGTATCCCGCGCGAAACGTGCGCCACTTGCTGTCGTATCCTCGACTCGCCGCACTGCCACGATATCGATCCGGCTCGCGCACCTGCCGTTCCATCGGCCGATGCTGGAGACAATACCTTCCGCCAACAACCAGCGCAGCACATCCAGGATTACCGCACGGGTGCTTGCTGCGACTCGGCATTACAGCATCGCCTCCACCGCCTCGTGAATCTCCCGACAGAATCCACCCATCGAATAGAAGTGTGGTGCGCTTACCACTGTGAGCGTCAGCACTGGCGCGCAATATGCAAACCTCACGTCTGCACCGAACTTTTTAATCTCGCCTTCTGTGCCTGCGACCTGCAGGTCTTTCGCTTGCAGCGCTGCGATGACCTTCGCGAACTGATCCGGCGTTACCGGGCTGAATATCAACGTCTGCATCGTACCGTCCTCGCGCGGGCCGGACTCACCCGATTACCCGCGCTTGCCATCGACTGCGGCTGCTTACTGTGGTTGTTGCTGGTGAATCCCAATCTTAAAAAATCGGGCGCTGCTTGCTTCCGCCGACAGCGCCCATCTGCCCTTCAATCCTCGCCTCTATGGGCGAGATCCCTTACAGCTTGATACCCAGCGCCTTGAAGTCGGAGACAATCGTCGCTTCACCCGCCTTGAAGTCGGAGACAACCTGCTTTACCAGGCTGATCGTCGTCTCGCTGAGCGTGATCGCACTGACCACATTTCCTGACTGCGCCGAGGCCGCCGCCGACTCGGCCGCATTCACCGTCTTCACCACGTCATAAAACACCGCGCTCGCAGCCGCCAGGACTGGGCCCGAAAGCGCGCCCCAGATCGCCGACAACGTCTTCGCGCCCTTCACCACGCTAATCAAAAAATCTTCCACTTTTTTCCCAGCGGCGACCAGATCGCCGAAGAACGTGCTCATCGGATTGCTCATTAGCTCCTCTTTCGCCGATTGCCAACCGGCAGGTTATTTTCCTGGTATAGGAGACTGCGTAAGATAACCCGCAGCCCCAAAGAGCGCGCTCACTCCCGCGACGGCAGCGAGATGCAGCAATCCACTCCTGTTCGCCGCGAACGCACTTGGATCCACGATGACCGCTGTTGTCGCCGCGGCCGCTCCGTGCACAATTGCAGCAACCAAACCCTTGATCCAGATCCGCAGATCATCCATCACACCGCCTCCGGCATTGCCACATCGTTGTAGTAGTGCACGCAGTCTGCGATGTACTTCTCGGGAACGCTGCGATCTCGCCACGTTCCCGAGTTATATGCGTCTGCGATCTGCTCAATCGTCGTCGCCTTCTGGGCTCGTATGATTCGCATGTTGATATAGCTCGCCGTCTCCATCGCGCAGCGATCTACACGCACAAAATCTTCCGGCGTCGTAAAGCTCGACGCATTCACCAAGAGCAGCTGCCATGGTCCAAACGAGCAGTGCGCGTCATGCCCAAACTCGCGCGTCAACTCAATCACCCGCGGATCGTGCGAGTAAATACCGATGCAGTAAGCCATCTCATGCCGCGGCGTGCAATTCGCGCCGAAGCTCGACTCGCAGCCGCTCAATGCCCATAAGAGCCGCGGCCCGTCGATGCTCTCTGGAACCCAAAGCTTCGCGCCCCAGCGCTTGCACGCGTCCGCTACTTGCTCCCTTACGAAGCTCATCTAGAATCTCGTCTCTGCGATGCCGAGCTTTGATTCCACTACCGAGATCCGCGCCCCATGATGGTTCAGCAGATCATCGTGCCGCTCGAATTTGACATCGAGTTTTTCGAACCGCATCTCGTGGCCGGCAAGTTGATCCGTATGCTGGGCCACCTTTCCGACCAGCTTTCCATAGAGAAACACCTGGCCGCAGACCGTGATAAATACCAGCGCGATTCCGACAAGCGCCGAAATCATGGCCCAATTAACAATCACGCGATACCCCCAGAGCTACTTCGGCTGTTACACCCGTACCGCTTGATCGTCGCCAATTTGGCGATAGTGCTTCACCTTGAACGCAGCCTCTTCGACCGCATCCGCGTCGGGCAGCCCGATCCTCTGGCCTGCCCTGCGCAATTCATCCCGCAACGCGACAGAGAGCGATTTCCCGTCCGCGAAGCATTGCCCCGCGTTCAGATCCATCTCGCCTTCTGTTATCGTGGTCGCTACCGGAATGCCGGGCAGAACTGAGCGGTCTCTCTGCGGAGCCCTTAGCGGCTGATAGCCGAGGTGCGCGCCGCTCACTCCGTCATAGACGCGACGCCATTGGCCCAGCCGCACCTTCTCTTCGCCCATGGCGAAGCTGACATGACCGCACTCTGGATCCATCCTCCAACCCAGAGACGTGTTGTAGAGATAGAGTATGAAGGCCCGTTTGGCCGTTCGCGGTTTCTTGTAGGGCGACTTGGCCATCTGCCAGTCGCGAACACAGCCAGGGCGTGCTCGACTCTCAGCAATACCGGGTACTCCCGGTCGAGGGATCGCTGAGAGACAGGATTGCTAACGTGTACAACAGCGGGCTTTCGTGCCGCCAGGACCGATGCTCTGAATCCTTCGTCGCTTGCGCGAGCGTTTTCCTTGCTACATCCACACCCTATACGGGTTTTGCGCTTTTACAAGATGTGTCTAGACACTTTTCTTGCGCACTGTCGATCAGGCGATTGAGCACCATCGTCAATGTGCGATTCCCAGCCATCCGGCAGAGCTTGGCATAGCGCTCTTCGGTGATTCTCAAACCCAACTGCTTGCCCTTGCGCCGCGTCGGCCTGCGAGTAACTACGCTGATTCCCGGTGTCATAGTCCAGCCCTCGCTCCACGTCGCATGTCAATGCGTTGCTGATCGATCGGCCATCCCTGCCAGTTGATCCAATGGCCATCACCGAAAAACTTCCTAGGCCCCCAGGTGAAGCGCAAAAACTCGCCCATCGTGACGTATTGCCGATAGTTCTCGATCATCTCATCGGAGATCGCCGCAACCTCGATCGCTTCGTGTCCCGATGTCCGGGATCGCTTCTCGCGCTCCAGGCTTAGCGCAGCGGAAACCACGGCCCTGAGCCGCGAGTTGGAGAGAATGAACCCACACTCGCGCATAACTCTCTCTGCCTCGGCATCGATGCCGCCAGCAATAGCGCTGACACTCTCCATACGCCTGGCGCCCGCTTTCGTCGCGGCTTCATCCTTCGCTGACCCGTTGCCTTCCGCATGTGCTTCGTGCTCCTTTTCTTCGCAGTCCCCCTGCAAGGGGGTAGGGGGGATAATACTTGATGGTTCATGGTGGTTCATGATGGTTACACCAAATAGGGGGTCTGGGGGAATGTCGTGGATGTCACCCTTTTGCGCCAGGATGTCACCCTTTCTGTCGTGGATGTCACCCTTTTGCATCTTCGTTTCGCCCGCTGAAAGGGTGACAGGGTGACACCCTTTCAGCCTTCGAACATCGATCGTGTAACTTGAGAACACGCCTCTTCCTCCGGCCCGCTCCACCGTCATCCAGCCGTCGGCGACGAGCGATGCAATTGCCCTCTGCACCGTCCGCTCGGAGTAGCGCAGCATCTTCGCAACCCGCGCGACAGATGGAAAGCAGTTACCGCCGTCGTCGTTACAGAAGTTGGCCAGAGCCACTAATACGGCACACTGCGCCGCATCCTCGGGCCCGTTATCCCATACATCCGCCATCACCCGCACACTCATGCCGCCGCCTTGCGCCTCGCCACGTGCCGCCGCACCGCGTCCAGCAGAGCGGCGACGGAACCATCTCTGACGACCTCCTGCGCCGTCCATCCGCTGGTATCGACAGGCTCGCCCCGCGTCCAGGCAACTACGGGCGTCCCCTCTGCCCACTGCGCGATCGCGCGCACCGGTGTCGCCGTTGCCGCCACCACAAGTACCAGGTCCGCGCGCCGGCCAAACCCGTCTCGCATATGTGCGTCGTCACGCGGCGCCCGGTCAACCTTATAGCCACAGGTCCAGAGCACAAAGCCGATGCGCTCCGCCTGGTCCTCGTCGGAGCAGTACAACAAAAGTCGCTTCTTTGGCCTCACCTCCCGGCACTCCCCAGCAACGCCAGCAGAGCGAGCTTCTTGTCTGCCTCGGTTAACCCGGCCCACATGGCATCGAGCCGTTGGCCCACAGGTCCGCGCTGCGGCGCGAGGGGCAGATCATCGACAGCACGCTCCGTGGGATCAGCAGCCATTGCACATTGTTCTGCGGATTTCTTCACGACCGCGGATTCCTTCACGACCGCGGATTCCTTCACGACTGCGGATTCCTTCACGACCGCGGATTCCTTCAGCTTGGAAACTCCAGCCCTCGCGCGGATGTAATAGATAGATCCGTCGGACAGGCCATACTTACGCGCCAGCTTTGCACCCGGCGTATCCGGATGTTCGGCGAGGATTGCTTCCTTCACCTTTTGCGCTATTCTCGCGCCCTTCGGCTTAGTCGTCTTGATTCCCATTTCTTCTCCCTGAGTATTGCCAACCCCATGATCGTCGCCTGGCGCATCCCCTCCGTGGGTCGCGGGCGGTGCGCTTAACGCCTCGCCAAAGATGTCCACGGGTATGGCACCCGCCTGCTTCTTCTTTTCCACGCGATCGAACGAGCAAGGCTCACAATCTGCGCACTCCATGCATAGCGCCTGCCCATCCACAAAGATCTGCGCCTGGCAAACATGCCCACGCTGCAGACAATCCACGCACGCCTCGCGCGCAGTCGGCCTTGTCATTGCACTTTCCTTTCCGCCGCTGCGTCGAGCGCGGCTAGGTATCCGTCCATCTCCGCGACTATCTCTTTCCTGCGGGCGGCGCTCCCAGGGTGCCCATCACGAAGATGCAACCCTATCCACTTCTCATTAAAATCGCGGGTCTTCTGGATGTACTCCCGCAGGTTCTTCAATGGCGTATTCGGTTCTGACGTGTATTGCCCGAACCCTACTCCGAGTTGCTCGCTTTCCATCGGCTTGCGAAGTAAATCGCGAATTTCCTCCGCAAGCTCGACAGCCGACTTCTCCAAGTCTTTGGGCATCAGGAGCACGCAGTGGAACTTTCCGGCGATGTTGACTTGCAGTGCTAGGCAGTCCTTCCATCCCTTTTCCGGGCTGCCATACTGCGAGCACGTCAAGGCGTGGTGACAGTGCTCGGGCGGGGTAATCACGCGCTCAAGCTCTTTCATAACGTCGATCAGAAACTGGTGCATTTCTCTCCTTTTGCCACTACCCTCGTGCCAGCGTTGTTCT
This genomic interval from Acidisarcina sp. contains the following:
- a CDS encoding terminase TerL endonuclease subunit translates to MAKRSVAEKYIADVLAGRILTSKLVRLEIERHVRDLKDGAARGLIFDRKAAQHVIDFFPLYLLHTEGEYCDQPFVLLPFQQAQLWILYGWKWKATGYRRFKFAYNEIGRGNGKSAFASGLCIYELKFFGEPGAQVYSASTDKKTAKLVFDTADLMVKKSEWLSERILCSRDNLSIAGTASKFEPCASEDMNLMGLRPSFVVLDELHAHRTSGVWDVFVTAMGKRRNPLLFAITNSGYDRHSVCWNQREYSTKVLLGIIEDDTWFAWICGLDDGDDWEDERNWIKANPALGFLVRIEDMRSQAAKAKADPSALNSFLRFRLSVWTSSHSAWMPMDKWDLCATEVDRLALRGRRCFGGLDLSTTIDISAFVLVFPPEGDDKQWYVIPYFFLPEEAIESRSKRDRVPYDVWARQGLFTLTPGDVIDYDFIRSQVNELAAEYEIKEIAYDPYNAQQLVTQLTGDGFEMVVLRQGFLSLNAPTKRLMELVLTGVLAHGGNPVLRWMASNVMVAIDAAGCIKPDKAASREKIDGIAALVDALARAIVAPAAPKRKHAFLIA
- a CDS encoding HNH endonuclease signature motif containing protein, producing the protein MERQVREPDRYRGSAASRGYDSKWRTFRAGYLRRHPLCVDCESVGHVAMARHVHHIKKLAEHPRLKYAESNLMPLCEEHHNARTARGE
- a CDS encoding helix-turn-helix domain-containing protein — protein: MSVRVMADVWDNGPEDAAQCAVLVALANFCNDDGGNCFPSVARVAKMLRYSERTVQRAIASLVADGWMTVERAGGRGVFSSYTIDVRRLKGCHPVTLSAGETKMQKGDIHDRKGDILAQKGDIHDIPPDPLFGVTIMNHHEPSSIIPPTPLQGDCEEKEHEAHAEGNGSAKDEAATKAGARRMESVSAIAGGIDAEAERVMRECGFILSNSRLRAVVSAALSLEREKRSRTSGHEAIEVAAISDEMIENYRQYVTMGEFLRFTWGPRKFFGDGHWINWQGWPIDQQRIDMRRGARAGL